Within Halorubrum lacusprofundi ATCC 49239, the genomic segment GCACTCACGCGTACCGGCTTCTCGGACCCAGATCTCCTCGCTCCCGACGACGTCGACTTCGACAGCGGAGACCGTCACCGCCTCCGTCTCCGCGCCGGAAAATCCCGCTGCGCGGTCACAGAGGTGCGCGAGCGTCGCGTCGATGCGATCGGTATCGTCGGCCGACAGCAGCGAGAAGTGCTTCCGCCAGCGGGCGGTGGGATATCCCCGCGCGTCGGACGGGGTGCGGTCGGTCGCGACCGGGTCGCCGTGCAACGCATCGGTCCGGTCGCCGTCGGCGGTCGTCGCCGTCGCGAGCACGAGCGCGTCGGTCGACGGCGGCTCCGGCGCGAACATATCCCAGTCGCTCTCGGCCGGATCTGACACCGCCACGACGGGCTCTGGCGCGTCGACGACTCCGACCCCCATGGCGGTCCACGCGAGCAGCGAGACGAGCAGGAGCGCGGCGATGACGGCGACGAGACGTTCGCGGGTCGCTCTGTCGGGAACAATTTTGGAGGCCAGATCGACGAGGGTCGATCCGGGTCGCGTCGACCGGAGGGAACGGAGGAGGCGCTCTGCCATCGACCGGAACCGCCCGATCTCCGGAGCGGCCAGCGACTCGATCCGGTCCCAGACGAACGGCGGACAGAAGGGTAGCAGTGCGGTCGCCGACACCACCGGAAAGACGCCGATCTGGAGCGTGAACGCCATCGAGAGATGGGCAGCGACGAGGATGCCGGCGAGCGCAGCCCGGACTCGTCCGGCGGCCGCGACGAGTAACGGCGACGCGACGAGTAGCGCGAGCCAGCCGTAGGTGACGGCCGCGAGCAGCGCCGGGCTCTCGGGCATCAGTCCCCCGAGCGGGCCGTGGAGGTACGTGAGGCGGAAGACGGTCCCGACCGCCTCGCCCGCGGGCCACGCCTCGCCGCGGAGCTTCACGACTGCGTTGGAGACGTAGACCGCGACGACGACGGTCAACAGGAGGGCTGATTGGGGGCCGGTAAATCGGCTGCTTTCGGGCAGGGATCGCCCTCCCAACGCGGCGCGCCTCCGGACAGCATCCACCGACCAGCGCGCGCCGAGGGGACACAGCAAGCCCGCCCCGAGCAGCTGCCAGAGGAGCGTGTCGCCGGCGTTGAGCACGAACGGGTTCCGCGCCTGCAGCGACGCGAGCAGGACCAGCGAGACCGCAGCCGCGATCCGTGTCCGGTAGCCGACCGCGAGCGCGACGGCGGCGACGGCGGCGATGAGGAACAGCAGCCCGACGAACCACG encodes:
- a CDS encoding HTTM domain-containing protein produces the protein MDERRDAAVDASGSAADGAGSTIDDAEPSVRGRLPAALRRRIGIDVRALAAFRIALGAVLLVDLALRARNLTAFYTDAGVLPRSLLAESSPLARFSLYAVSGEAWFVGLLFLIAAVAAVALAVGYRTRIAAAVSLVLLASLQARNPFVLNAGDTLLWQLLGAGLLCPLGARWSVDAVRRRAALGGRSLPESSRFTGPQSALLLTVVVAVYVSNAVVKLRGEAWPAGEAVGTVFRLTYLHGPLGGLMPESPALLAAVTYGWLALLVASPLLVAAAGRVRAALAGILVAAHLSMAFTLQIGVFPVVSATALLPFCPPFVWDRIESLAAPEIGRFRSMAERLLRSLRSTRPGSTLVDLASKIVPDRATRERLVAVIAALLLVSLLAWTAMGVGVVDAPEPVVAVSDPAESDWDMFAPEPPSTDALVLATATTADGDRTDALHGDPVATDRTPSDARGYPTARWRKHFSLLSADDTDRIDATLAHLCDRAAGFSGAETEAVTVSAVEVDVVGSEEIWVREAGTRECR